The following coding sequences lie in one Alicyclobacillus curvatus genomic window:
- a CDS encoding N-acetyldiaminopimelate deacetylase, which yields MTLIQMRRRLHQIPEPGYEEFQTQAQLLSWIATLPQTHLEVRTWRTGVLVLVHGTSPRRTFGYRTDIDGLPIVEETSYDFQSTHSGFMHACGHDMHMSIALGVLAHFASRPLADNLLVVFQPAEEGPGGAKPMLASDEFGAWRPDVMLALHIAPEYPVGTVATREGLLFANTSELFIHLAGQGGHAAYPHRTRDMIVAGAHLITQLQTIVARNVDPLDSAVVTIGKLTGGTKQNIIAETARLEGTIRTMSMTAMKAVKERIEALVRGIEVGFECRASIDYGANYTQVWNDGPLVREFMEFVKDRDLAQVVECPSAMTGEDFGDFLAAIPGFMFWLGVDTPYGLHNSKLEPNEGAIDVAVRVITAYVAWKSSGADGRG from the coding sequence ATGACCCTCATTCAGATGCGTCGCCGTCTGCACCAAATTCCCGAGCCTGGCTACGAGGAGTTTCAGACGCAGGCGCAACTGCTCTCCTGGATTGCAACGCTGCCGCAGACACATCTTGAGGTCCGTACGTGGCGAACGGGCGTGCTGGTGCTCGTTCACGGCACGTCGCCTCGCCGCACGTTTGGCTACCGCACGGACATCGACGGCTTGCCGATTGTGGAAGAGACCTCCTATGATTTTCAGTCGACGCATTCCGGGTTCATGCACGCGTGCGGGCACGACATGCACATGTCCATCGCACTCGGCGTCCTCGCTCATTTTGCGTCCCGTCCCTTGGCTGACAACCTTTTGGTCGTCTTTCAGCCGGCCGAAGAGGGGCCTGGCGGCGCGAAACCAATGCTCGCGAGCGATGAGTTTGGCGCCTGGCGCCCAGACGTGATGCTGGCGCTGCACATCGCACCCGAATACCCGGTCGGCACCGTGGCGACGCGGGAAGGCCTCTTATTTGCCAACACTTCGGAACTCTTTATCCATCTCGCTGGACAAGGCGGACACGCCGCCTACCCGCACCGTACACGCGACATGATTGTGGCGGGGGCTCATCTCATTACCCAGTTGCAGACCATTGTGGCGCGCAATGTCGATCCGCTCGACTCCGCCGTCGTCACCATCGGCAAACTGACGGGTGGCACCAAACAGAACATCATCGCCGAGACGGCGCGCCTCGAGGGCACCATCCGCACGATGTCGATGACGGCGATGAAGGCGGTGAAGGAGCGCATCGAAGCGCTGGTTCGCGGGATTGAAGTCGGGTTTGAGTGCAGAGCTTCGATTGACTACGGTGCGAATTACACGCAGGTCTGGAACGACGGCCCTTTGGTGCGCGAGTTCATGGAGTTTGTGAAGGACAGGGACCTTGCGCAGGTGGTGGAATGTCCGTCTGCAATGACGGGGGAGGACTTTGGAGATTTCCTTGCCGCCATCCCGGGGTTCATGTTCTGGCTTGGCGTCGACACGCCGTATGGCCTGCACAACAGCAAGCTTGAGCCGAACGAAGGCGCCATCGATGTCGCAGTCCGAGTCATCACAGCGTATGTGGCGTGGAAGAGTAGTGGGGCTGACGGGCGGGGGTAG
- the dapD gene encoding 2,3,4,5-tetrahydropyridine-2,6-dicarboxylate N-acetyltransferase, protein MDAEQIIEFIRASEKKTPVKVYLKGRLSDIPFSEAPLSDKLHAFVTDSVGVVFGEWKDLEPMLEQYKGAIDDLVIENDRRNSAIPLLDLKGVHARIEPGAIIRDQVEIGNNAVIMMGASINIGAIIGEGTMIDMNAVVGGRGIIGKNCHIGAGSVVAGVVEPPSAKPVVIEDNVLVGANAVILEGVRVGKGSVVAAGAIVIEDVPENVVVAGVPARVIKQIDSKTQSKIEIKQELRQL, encoded by the coding sequence GTGGATGCCGAACAAATTATTGAGTTTATCCGAGCGAGCGAGAAGAAGACGCCTGTGAAAGTGTATTTGAAGGGCCGTCTCAGCGACATCCCGTTTAGCGAGGCCCCGTTGTCGGACAAGCTGCACGCTTTTGTGACTGATTCCGTCGGCGTCGTCTTTGGCGAGTGGAAAGACCTAGAGCCAATGCTTGAACAGTACAAAGGTGCGATTGACGATCTCGTGATTGAAAACGACCGCCGCAACTCCGCGATTCCGCTGCTCGATTTAAAAGGCGTGCACGCGCGCATCGAGCCCGGAGCCATCATTCGCGACCAGGTGGAAATTGGCAACAACGCGGTCATCATGATGGGCGCATCCATCAACATCGGAGCCATCATTGGCGAAGGCACGATGATTGACATGAATGCCGTCGTCGGCGGGCGTGGCATCATCGGCAAAAACTGTCATATCGGGGCCGGATCCGTTGTCGCGGGTGTTGTCGAACCGCCGTCCGCGAAGCCGGTTGTCATCGAAGACAATGTCCTCGTCGGGGCGAACGCCGTTATCCTTGAAGGCGTGCGAGTCGGCAAGGGATCCGTTGTCGCAGCAGGCGCCATCGTTATTGAAGACGTCCCGGAAAACGTCGTCGTCGCGGGTGTGCCGGCGCGGGTCATCAAGCAGATCGACAGTAAGACGCAGTCGAAAATCGAGATCAAGCAGGAACTGAGGCAACTCTAA
- the rho gene encoding transcription termination factor Rho: MDIKELESKKLTELYQFAKEYQIPYYGNMKKRELIFAILRAQAEKDGLMFAEGVLEIMQDGFGFLRPVGYLPSAEDIYVAASQIRRFDLRTGDVVSGKVRPPKDNERYFGLLHVEAINGVSPQEAMERLHFPALTPLFPEVHMVTETTPERVATRLMDLFAPIGFGQRGLIVAPPKAGKTMLLKEIAHSISANYPEATLIVLLIDERPEEVTDMQRSVKGEVIASTFDEVPENHIKVAELVLEHALRLVEHKRDVIILLDSITRLARAYNLVVPPSGRTLSGGIDPAAFHRPKRFFGAARKVEEGGSLTILATALIETGSRMDDVIYEEFKGTGNLELHLDRKLAEKRVFPSLDIRRSGTRREEMLLPKAVLEKVWAIRKSMGDNQDFTELFIRKFKHYKTNEEFLAGLELQHKEKKA; this comes from the coding sequence TTGGACATTAAAGAACTAGAATCAAAGAAACTGACCGAGTTGTATCAATTTGCAAAGGAATACCAAATTCCCTACTACGGGAACATGAAGAAACGTGAACTTATATTCGCAATCTTGAGGGCCCAGGCGGAGAAAGACGGATTGATGTTCGCCGAGGGTGTCCTCGAAATCATGCAGGACGGTTTCGGATTCCTCAGACCCGTCGGGTACCTCCCCAGCGCAGAAGACATCTATGTTGCAGCTTCACAAATCCGACGCTTTGACCTCCGAACTGGTGACGTTGTTTCCGGAAAGGTTCGACCCCCAAAGGACAACGAACGATACTTTGGTCTCCTGCACGTAGAAGCCATTAACGGTGTAAGTCCGCAAGAAGCAATGGAACGTCTGCATTTCCCCGCGCTCACACCTTTGTTTCCTGAAGTGCACATGGTGACAGAGACAACTCCAGAACGGGTCGCGACAAGGCTGATGGACCTCTTCGCCCCGATAGGATTTGGACAGCGCGGATTGATTGTGGCACCGCCTAAGGCAGGTAAAACCATGCTGCTGAAGGAAATCGCCCACAGTATTTCCGCCAATTATCCTGAAGCCACTTTAATTGTTCTCCTGATTGACGAACGCCCAGAAGAAGTGACGGATATGCAGAGAAGCGTCAAGGGTGAAGTGATTGCCTCGACCTTTGACGAAGTTCCGGAGAATCACATCAAGGTTGCTGAACTGGTCCTTGAGCACGCTTTACGTTTGGTCGAGCATAAACGTGACGTCATCATTCTGCTTGACAGTATCACGCGTTTGGCCCGGGCCTACAACCTCGTTGTGCCGCCGAGTGGACGGACACTTTCAGGGGGTATCGATCCCGCTGCCTTCCACCGCCCCAAACGCTTCTTCGGTGCAGCCCGCAAGGTTGAAGAGGGTGGCAGTTTGACCATCTTGGCGACCGCGCTTATCGAAACCGGATCGCGCATGGATGACGTCATTTACGAAGAATTCAAGGGAACCGGTAACCTCGAACTCCATCTCGACAGGAAACTCGCCGAGAAGCGTGTATTCCCGTCTCTGGACATTCGCCGATCCGGTACCCGCCGCGAAGAAATGCTCCTTCCGAAGGCGGTGCTCGAGAAGGTTTGGGCGATTCGCAAGTCGATGGGAGACAATCAGGACTTTACGGAGTTGTTCATCCGCAAGTTCAAGCATTACAAGACCAACGAAGAATTCCTCGCTGGACTCGAACTGCAACATAAAGAGAAAAAGGCTTAA
- the glpX gene encoding class II fructose-bisphosphatase has translation MDRELALEIARVTEMAALHCARWMGRGRKMEADDAATTAMRRMFDTVSMDGVVVIGEGEMDEAPMLYIGEKLGTGSDPKVDVAVDPLEGTNILAKGTWNAMSVVAVAPRGTLLHAPDMYMDKIAVGPKAKGKIHLDATVEENLRAVAKATDKDISDVVAVILDRPRHEHIIEQVRAAGARIRLISDGDVAAALNTAFEDTGVDILFGSGGAPEGVLSAAALKCLGGEMQGRLLPEDDAQLARCREMGIDDVTRVLYMDDLVQGDDAIFAATGVTDGELLRGVRMIGKSRARTHSLVMRAKTGTVRFIEALHDLTRKPGAPEGSLAAASEHLLTR, from the coding sequence GTGGATAGGGAACTGGCACTCGAGATAGCGCGCGTGACAGAAATGGCAGCATTGCACTGCGCACGTTGGATGGGGCGCGGCCGCAAAATGGAAGCGGACGACGCGGCAACAACGGCCATGCGTAGGATGTTTGACACGGTCAGCATGGATGGTGTGGTGGTCATCGGCGAAGGCGAAATGGATGAAGCCCCGATGCTCTACATTGGTGAGAAACTCGGGACCGGATCGGACCCGAAAGTTGACGTCGCCGTCGATCCGCTCGAAGGCACCAACATCCTCGCCAAAGGCACGTGGAATGCGATGTCCGTTGTCGCGGTGGCCCCGCGAGGTACGTTGTTGCACGCGCCGGACATGTATATGGACAAAATTGCGGTGGGACCTAAAGCAAAAGGCAAGATCCACCTCGATGCCACCGTCGAAGAAAACCTGCGTGCCGTCGCCAAAGCAACGGACAAGGACATATCGGATGTCGTGGCCGTCATTTTGGACAGACCTCGCCATGAACACATCATCGAACAGGTTCGGGCAGCAGGTGCGCGCATTCGCCTCATCTCGGACGGTGACGTTGCCGCTGCACTCAACACCGCGTTTGAAGACACTGGCGTGGACATCCTCTTCGGCAGCGGTGGTGCCCCGGAAGGCGTTTTGTCCGCAGCTGCGCTCAAGTGCCTCGGCGGTGAGATGCAAGGCAGACTGCTTCCTGAAGACGACGCACAACTCGCGCGGTGCAGGGAGATGGGCATCGATGATGTCACTCGTGTTCTCTACATGGACGACCTCGTTCAAGGCGACGACGCCATCTTCGCAGCCACCGGGGTTACGGATGGTGAGTTGCTGCGGGGTGTACGGATGATTGGCAAGTCGAGAGCGCGCACGCACTCGCTTGTCATGCGCGCCAAGACAGGTACGGTCAGGTTCATCGAAGCGTTGCACGATTTGACCCGTAAACCAGGAGCTCCCGAAGGATCCTTGGCGGCTGCCTCGGAACACCTGCTGACAAGGTGA
- a CDS encoding aminotransferase A, producing the protein MQTLLNPQVKDIQLSGIRRLFNLIPNYPGALSLTIGQPDFPTPTHVKEAAKRAIDANQTTYTHNAGTIELRRAASGFVEQRYGLTYRAEDEIITTNGVSEAIDIVLRSVLEPGYDVILPGPVYPAYDPLIRLMGCRPVYVDTRDSGFVLTAEKLGRALTDETRCVILPYPSNPTGCVLPEAELAAIADLLRNRGVFIISDEIYSELVYDGEHHSIATLPGMRNQTIVVNGLSKSHAMTGWRIGFTFAPKYISEQMLKVHQYNATCASSVSQAAALEALTNGVDDAREMRLVYRDRRDYVCDRLERMGLTVTRPSGAFYVFPTISQFGLSSWDFATRMLAEALVAVVPGSAFSETGEGHIRISFAASMETLEEGLNRIEGFVNTLKG; encoded by the coding sequence CTGCAAACGTTGCTGAACCCGCAAGTGAAAGATATCCAACTCTCAGGCATCCGCCGTTTATTCAATCTGATTCCAAATTATCCGGGCGCACTTTCCCTCACCATTGGGCAGCCCGATTTTCCGACACCTACACACGTGAAAGAGGCTGCAAAGCGGGCCATCGATGCGAATCAAACCACCTACACGCACAACGCCGGCACCATCGAGTTGCGGCGAGCAGCAAGCGGCTTCGTCGAGCAGCGATACGGGCTTACATACCGTGCCGAAGACGAGATCATCACGACAAACGGCGTCAGTGAAGCCATCGACATCGTCCTTCGATCTGTCCTTGAACCCGGTTACGACGTGATTTTGCCTGGACCCGTTTATCCAGCTTACGATCCGCTCATTCGCCTCATGGGCTGCCGCCCGGTCTACGTGGACACGCGGGATTCTGGGTTCGTGTTGACGGCGGAGAAACTTGGGAGAGCGTTAACGGATGAGACACGGTGTGTGATTCTTCCCTATCCATCGAATCCCACGGGTTGCGTGCTTCCAGAGGCAGAACTGGCGGCCATCGCAGATTTGCTGCGAAATCGCGGCGTTTTCATCATTTCGGACGAAATCTACAGCGAACTGGTTTACGACGGCGAACACCACTCGATTGCGACGCTGCCAGGGATGCGCAATCAGACGATTGTAGTCAACGGGCTGTCCAAGTCGCACGCCATGACGGGGTGGCGGATTGGGTTTACATTCGCGCCGAAGTATATTTCCGAACAGATGCTGAAGGTGCATCAGTACAACGCAACCTGCGCCAGCAGCGTCAGTCAGGCCGCGGCACTTGAAGCGCTCACAAACGGCGTCGACGACGCGCGGGAGATGAGGTTGGTTTATCGAGACAGGCGGGATTATGTGTGCGACCGGTTGGAGCGTATGGGCCTAACCGTGACGCGTCCGAGCGGTGCCTTCTACGTGTTCCCGACGATTTCCCAGTTCGGACTGTCGTCGTGGGACTTCGCCACGCGCATGCTGGCAGAGGCCCTGGTGGCCGTTGTGCCCGGCAGCGCGTTTTCGGAGACTGGTGAGGGACACATCCGCATCTCCTTTGCCGCCTCGATGGAGACGCTCGAGGAAGGGCTGAACCGCATTGAGGGATTTGTGAACACACTGAAGGGCTGA
- a CDS encoding 3-keto-5-aminohexanoate cleavage protein — MQKLIITAAMVGAETTRADQPNLPITPEEIADAAAACREAGASICHLHVRTDDGAPTQDKERFRETIDAIRRKTDIIVQVSTGGAVWMTPEERLQPIHLAPEMATLTCGTVNFGQEVFWNGPSLLQQFAAAFKEKGVRPEFEIFDAGMIANALHLAKLGLVEAPFHFDFVLGVPGALPASPKNLLYLTESIPEGATWSVAGIGRHQLPMAALAVTLGGHVRVGFEDNIYYRKGELAASNAQLVERVARIAAELDRPLATPDEAREMLGIPRTPRS, encoded by the coding sequence GTGCAAAAGCTTATCATCACGGCTGCCATGGTTGGGGCTGAAACGACGAGAGCGGATCAGCCGAACTTACCTATCACTCCTGAAGAGATTGCGGATGCCGCGGCTGCCTGCAGAGAGGCCGGGGCGAGCATCTGCCATCTGCACGTACGGACAGACGACGGTGCTCCCACTCAGGATAAAGAACGATTTCGGGAAACCATCGACGCCATCCGCAGGAAAACGGACATCATCGTGCAGGTCTCTACCGGTGGCGCTGTGTGGATGACGCCCGAAGAGCGTCTGCAACCTATCCATCTCGCTCCCGAAATGGCCACGCTCACCTGTGGAACGGTGAACTTCGGGCAGGAAGTGTTTTGGAACGGGCCCTCACTCTTGCAGCAGTTTGCCGCCGCATTCAAAGAGAAGGGTGTGCGGCCAGAGTTCGAGATTTTCGACGCAGGGATGATTGCGAATGCCCTGCATTTGGCGAAGCTCGGCCTCGTTGAAGCTCCATTTCACTTTGACTTTGTCCTCGGCGTGCCAGGTGCTCTGCCAGCCAGCCCGAAGAATTTGCTTTACCTGACAGAGAGTATTCCGGAGGGTGCTACATGGTCTGTGGCAGGAATTGGCCGTCATCAATTACCGATGGCAGCGCTTGCAGTAACACTTGGCGGGCATGTACGGGTTGGATTTGAGGATAATATCTATTATCGTAAAGGTGAGCTTGCTGCGAGCAACGCACAACTGGTCGAGCGGGTGGCCAGAATTGCCGCGGAGCTAGATCGGCCATTGGCCACACCAGACGAGGCTCGTGAGATGCTTGGTATCCCGCGCACACCAAGGTCTTAA
- the fsa gene encoding fructose-6-phosphate aldolase yields MKLFIDTANVSEIRDAAEMGILSGVTTNPSLVAKEGRDFVQVLNEILELVDGPISAEVVSLDADGMVKEGLEYAKMHKNIVIKVPMTSEGLKAVHRFAQQGIRTNVTLVFSANQALLAARAGASFVSPFIGRLDDISFDGIELIRDIAGIFDIHGIDTEIIAASIRHPMHVTQAALAGAHIATCPYKVLDQMTKHPLTDQGIERFLADWSTVAKK; encoded by the coding sequence GTGAAGTTATTTATCGACACAGCGAATGTCTCAGAGATTCGAGACGCAGCCGAAATGGGGATTTTGTCGGGTGTTACGACCAATCCAAGTCTCGTTGCCAAAGAGGGCAGAGACTTTGTACAAGTCCTGAACGAGATCCTCGAGCTGGTTGACGGGCCCATTAGTGCAGAAGTTGTCAGCCTCGATGCTGACGGTATGGTTAAGGAAGGCCTCGAGTACGCAAAGATGCACAAAAACATCGTCATCAAGGTGCCGATGACCTCCGAAGGGCTAAAAGCCGTGCATCGATTTGCACAACAAGGCATCCGCACCAATGTCACGCTCGTGTTTAGCGCGAACCAGGCGCTGCTCGCAGCTCGCGCAGGTGCATCGTTTGTGAGCCCGTTCATTGGCCGCCTGGACGACATCAGTTTCGACGGGATTGAGCTCATCCGTGACATCGCCGGCATCTTCGATATTCATGGGATTGACACCGAGATTATTGCGGCAAGCATTCGCCACCCGATGCATGTGACGCAAGCTGCGTTGGCAGGGGCGCATATTGCAACTTGCCCATACAAGGTGCTCGATCAGATGACGAAGCACCCCCTGACAGATCAGGGCATTGAACGCTTCCTGGCTGACTGGAGCACGGTAGCGAAGAAATAA